TACCGATCGGCATTTATTTTAAAAATGGCAATGCTCGAAGCTTGCGGCTTTATCAATATTATATTTTATCAATTAACAGGTAATATGTATATTTTATATGCAGCAATCATTGCGTTGATAATAATGATAATTAACTACCCCAACAAATCAACTATATCAAGCGAACTAAAACTTACTCCTGAAGAAAATGAGCTTTTATAAGATAAAAAAAACGTCCGCTTTCTGGCGGACGTTTTTTATTATTTTTCCAATTGTTTCTCCAAAGTTATTTTTACCGTATCGGTGTTCACTGTAAAAACAAATTCTTTTTCATCAATTGATTTAATATTCCATGTTTCTTTATCTCCACCTTCCGAAGATATTGCTTCTACACTTTTTTCATCTTTTGAAAGCGCCCATGTACCAATTTTTCCATTATTTTCAGCAGCTTTCATTTCAAGTTTTCCGTCAGTGCCAAAAGTAATGGTAGTTTGCAGGTCTTGCGGAGCTAATGTTTCACCTTGCACACTTTTCAGTTTCCAAACTCCTACAACTTTATCTTTTGTTGATTTCCCGCATCCGGCAGCTAAAATAATTAAAGCTGCAAATAACAAATAAATTGCCTTTTTCATTTCAAATAAGTTTTTATAAATAATTTAAGTGATATAAATTTTTGTTTTGCAAAGATGCAAATAATTTTTCTACTTGAAATTAATCTATGCGGTTTTAGAAAAAGTATGCTTCGGCTGAACGAATTTGCATTATTTTGCAAATTCGTTCGCCCAGTATTACTGGATATAAACGACTTTGACCTTGCAAATTCGTCAAGGTTCAGTATAAATCGTATTCATTTATATTTGAAATTGGACTAATTGTTATACCGACAGAAAAGAGTTTTGCAAAAATATTTTTTGTTTTCTTTACGGTATAACTCGTTCTAAACAGTTTTGCCTTTGCAAACCTGGTAAGAACGAGTATAATTTAAAATATCCTATTGAATTTTATGAAAATTATTATTTAACAGCGCTATATACTTTATGCCCGTTGATGTAGGTCATTAAAACTTTTGCTGTAGGAATTTCATTTTCTGGAATAGAAAGAATATCTTTATCAAGCACAACAAAATCGGCATACTTACCTTGTTCAATACTTCCTTTTTCATTTTCTTCAAAAAATGATTTTGCTGCCCAAATGGTCATGGCTTTCAAAGCATCTATACGTGAAAGCGCGTTTTCTTTCTGAAATCCAAATTCAGGAAATCCATTTAAATCTTTCCTGCATATTGCGGCATAATATCCGTAAACAGGATTGATGTTCTCTATCGGGAAATCGCTGCCATTGCATAACCATCCATTTTCTTTCATTAAATTTTTATATGCATATGCATACTTAATACGTTCTTCGCCCAGTCGGTCAGTAGCCCAATACATATCGGATGTTGCATGAACCATATTCACAGCAGGAATGATATTATACTTTCCATATTTATTAATATCCTCAGGTGATACAACTTGCGAATGTTCAATACGCCAGCGATAATCATTAGAAGTTTTAAGGTACTGAGCATAAATATTTAAAATAGTTCTTACAGCTGAATCTCCAATGGCATGCGTGTTTACCTGGTAACCGTATTTGAAAGCCAGTTCACATATTTTTTTCAGTGAGTCTACTGTTGTTACCATTAATCCACAATTTTCAGGGCTGTCGTTATAGGGTTTGAGTAAACAGGCGCCACGTGAACCCAAAGCCCCATCGGCAAACAGCTTAACTGACCTAACATTCATATAAGGAGTTTTATACCTTCCAAAATACATGTAGGTGTTCAAATTTTCTTCAGTAGGATTTATCATTGCATAAACTTTCATTTTCAAAGTTCCTTTTTTCTGCATTGAATCCATCATGCTGATTATTCTTTTGTCAAGCCCTGCATCCCCCACAGAAGTAAGTCCAACACCAAAACAATTGTCGGCAGCGTTAATTAATACTTTAGAAATTTCTTTATCAGAATAATCAGGAATATATTTGTTTACCAGTTCTATTGCGTTATCAACAAGAATACCGGTAAGTTTTCCGTTAACGGTTTCAACAATCCCGCCGCTTACTTTAGTATTAGCATTCACTCCGGCAATCTTTAATGCTGCACTGTTTGCCAATGCGGCATGACCATCAACTCTTATAATCAAAACAGGATTAGAAGGAAATAACGAATCGAGTCTTGATTTTTCAGGGAATTCTTTTATTTCCCAATCATTTTGATCCCATCCTCTGCCCTTTATCCATAATGGTTTTCGTGTTTTATAAAATTCCGAAAGTACATAAAGGACCTCGGTGAAAGATTTTGTTCCTGCCAGGTTCGCTTCAAGCAGCGAATGAGCATAACCATAAAAATGACAATGTGCATCAATAAAACCGGGATAAACAAATTTTCCATCCATATCCACACTTTGTTTAGCATCATATCTTTTTAACATATCGCTTTTTGTGCCCACATCAAGTATCATCCCTTCATTAATCACAAAGCAATCTTTAACAGAGAAGCTTTCATCAACCGTGTAAACATGAGCATTATAAACAATAAGGTCAACCTTCTGTTTTTTTGTATGGCATGAAAATGTAGTAGCAGTCATAGCGACAAGAATAATGAATAAATATTTTCTACACATAACCTATTGATTTACGTAACAAATATATAAAAGCCGAAAATAAAATAAATTAATTAATTCCTGATAATTAAAATGTTTTTTTATTTTTGCAAATAATAAAATAAGTAAAATTTCACAGTTATGAATAAAATGATTATTTCACCAAGAATTGCTTTTATTGCTTTGTTAATTGTTGCAGCAGCTTTTATGCGCCTTATTCCTCACTGGCCTAACTTCACTCCTATTGCAGCTATAGCATTATTTGGCGGTGCATCATTGAACAGGAAATGGCTTGCATTCTTTATTCCTCTTGTTGCAATGTTTGTAAGCGATATGATTATAGGATTTCATAGCTATATGGCTTCGGTATACATTTGTTTTGCTATTACCGTATTTATGGGAATGAGTATTTCTAAAAACAGGAAAGCTTCCCGGATAGCTCTAACATCTGTTGCATCTTCATTATTGTTTTTTATCATAACCAATTTTGCAGTATGGTATGGCAGTCCTTTTTATCCACAAACTTTAGGTGGTTTAATGGGATGTTATGCAGCCGGACTTCCATTCTTTAATGATGGCAGCTTGGGTTTGTCGTTCCTTTTAAATGGAATGATCGGCGATTTGTTCTATAACGGAATATTTTTCGGAGCATTATATTTTGCTTCACTGAAGTTTCCTGTTCTTGCAAAAATTTAGTAAGCTGAAAATACACACCATAAAAAAGAGCCTTAACTAAGGCTCTTTTTTATTTTCTTTATGTTCGGGATGCAATAAACTCAGGCATTCTATATCTTCGAATACATTCTTGTACTTTACATGTTCACGAAGCAATCCTTCCGATTTGAAACCATTTTTTTTTAGTACCTTGCCTGAAGCATGGTTACGACAAAGGTAGTATGCGAATATTTTATGAAGGTTTAATTTTGAAAAACTGAAATTAATAACACCTGCAACAGCTTCGGTACAATAACCTTTTCCCCAGTATTCCTTGCCTATCCAATATCCCAGTTCGGCATGCTGGTGTTTTTTATTAATATATAATCCAATTGATCCGATTAACAATTCTGTTTCTTTCAGGGTGATAGCAAGAATAAGCGAATTGCCTTTCTGGTATTCTTCTTCATGCGAAGATATCCATGATTCAGCAACACCATCAGTATATGGATGCGGCATATTAATAGCGCCCGAAGCTATTGCCTCGTCGCCTGCTAAAAGC
The Bacteroidales bacterium genome window above contains:
- a CDS encoding amidohydrolase, translated to MCRKYLFIILVAMTATTFSCHTKKQKVDLIVYNAHVYTVDESFSVKDCFVINEGMILDVGTKSDMLKRYDAKQSVDMDGKFVYPGFIDAHCHFYGYAHSLLEANLAGTKSFTEVLYVLSEFYKTRKPLWIKGRGWDQNDWEIKEFPEKSRLDSLFPSNPVLIIRVDGHAALANSAALKIAGVNANTKVSGGIVETVNGKLTGILVDNAIELVNKYIPDYSDKEISKVLINAADNCFGVGLTSVGDAGLDKRIISMMDSMQKKGTLKMKVYAMINPTEENLNTYMYFGRYKTPYMNVRSVKLFADGALGSRGACLLKPYNDSPENCGLMVTTVDSLKKICELAFKYGYQVNTHAIGDSAVRTILNIYAQYLKTSNDYRWRIEHSQVVSPEDINKYGKYNIIPAVNMVHATSDMYWATDRLGEERIKYAYAYKNLMKENGWLCNGSDFPIENINPVYGYYAAICRKDLNGFPEFGFQKENALSRIDALKAMTIWAAKSFFEENEKGSIEQGKYADFVVLDKDILSIPENEIPTAKVLMTYINGHKVYSAVK
- a CDS encoding lipocalin family protein, which codes for MKKAIYLLFAALIILAAGCGKSTKDKVVGVWKLKSVQGETLAPQDLQTTITFGTDGKLEMKAAENNGKIGTWALSKDEKSVEAISSEGGDKETWNIKSIDEKEFVFTVNTDTVKITLEKQLEK
- a CDS encoding GNAT family N-acetyltransferase, with the protein product MLRLRPFNLKDSRRVQLLAGDEAIASGAINMPHPYTDGVAESWISSHEEEYQKGNSLILAITLKETELLIGSIGLYINKKHQHAELGYWIGKEYWGKGYCTEAVAGVINFSFSKLNLHKIFAYYLCRNHASGKVLKKNGFKSEGLLREHVKYKNVFEDIECLSLLHPEHKENKKEP